The Streptomyces seoulensis genome contains a region encoding:
- a CDS encoding cysteine dioxygenase — translation MSVSPLASPTPTSAPGQAELLDFVRRAAADAELIASLPLDPEGRTWLRLEGPGGSEAWLIGWPPGTGTGWHDHADSVGAFLTASGELHENSLAARLPTDGWRTLELTEDVDRERWLPSGQGRAFGRHHVHEVYNDSPDRHAVSVHAYYPPLPRIRRYSRTGQVLRLEQVERPEDWQ, via the coding sequence GTGTCTGTCTCCCCCCTCGCCTCCCCCACGCCCACCTCGGCCCCCGGCCAGGCCGAACTGCTCGACTTCGTCCGGCGCGCCGCCGCCGACGCGGAACTGATCGCCTCTCTCCCGCTCGACCCCGAGGGCCGCACCTGGCTCCGGCTGGAGGGTCCGGGCGGCAGCGAGGCGTGGCTGATCGGCTGGCCGCCCGGCACCGGCACGGGCTGGCACGACCACGCCGACTCGGTCGGCGCCTTCCTCACCGCGTCGGGCGAACTGCACGAGAACTCGCTGGCCGCCCGGCTGCCCACGGACGGCTGGCGGACCCTCGAACTCACCGAGGACGTCGACCGCGAACGCTGGCTGCCCTCCGGTCAGGGCCGCGCGTTCGGCCGGCACCATGTGCACGAGGTGTACAACGACTCCCCCGACCGGCACGCGGTCTCCGTCCACGCCTACTACCCGCCGCTGCCGCGCATCCGCCGCTACAGCCGCACCGGGCAGGTGCTCCGGCTGGAGCAGGTCGAGCGGCCGGAGGACTGGCAGTGA
- a CDS encoding putative leader peptide — protein MTDTRVRLWRRVHMDLLRYAGCVCRPSC, from the coding sequence GTGACCGACACCCGTGTACGCCTGTGGCGGAGGGTCCATATGGACCTGCTCCGCTACGCGGGCTGCGTGTGTCGTCCGTCCTGCTGA